A window of Acidobacteriota bacterium contains these coding sequences:
- a CDS encoding glycogen synthase: MVTSEVVPFAKAGGLGDMVAALSAELGRQGHDVRILLPRYYSIDIGRLRRVGEPLGVPLGEKEEWCAVYQGRLPDSEVPVHLLDHEVLYGRDGIYGTRDEPGFPDNLRRFALLSRGSFQLCRALDWYPDIMHVHDWPAALVPVCLYNRELEGEFAATGSMLTIHNLGHQGVFPTEEFVHLPVAEDLYSSAGFQSPDGLNLLQAGIHNADVLTTVSPTYAEEIQTPEFGCGLDGLLRRRSADLFGVLNGMDYEVWNPETDLHIPANYSHENLERKAINKEGLQEAMGLEIDPKVPLVGMISRLVDQKGFGQLCGPTHGSLWSICNELDLQFVILGTGDRWCEEELSILAKKLPNLSVSLEYNDPLAHLIEAGADFFLMPSVYEPCGLTQMYSLRYGTLPIVRRTGGLADTVENYDEKTGQGTGFVFDDLTPKAIANTVGWAVWTWYNRPDDIDAMRVRAMQCRFSWEDSAARYVELYGGAVDRRAGRTPRTW; the protein is encoded by the coding sequence ATGGTCACCAGCGAGGTCGTTCCGTTTGCCAAGGCAGGCGGGCTTGGCGACATGGTGGCGGCGCTGTCGGCGGAACTCGGACGGCAGGGACACGACGTCCGGATCCTCCTGCCGCGTTACTACTCGATCGATATCGGACGGTTGCGGCGGGTCGGCGAACCGCTGGGTGTGCCCCTTGGCGAAAAGGAAGAGTGGTGTGCCGTCTATCAGGGCCGCCTGCCGGACAGTGAAGTGCCCGTCCATCTCCTGGATCACGAGGTCCTCTACGGGCGTGATGGCATCTACGGAACCCGGGACGAACCGGGCTTTCCCGACAACCTGCGTCGCTTCGCCCTGCTCAGCCGGGGTTCCTTCCAGCTGTGCCGAGCGCTCGACTGGTATCCCGATATCATGCATGTCCACGACTGGCCCGCCGCGCTGGTTCCTGTCTGCCTTTACAACCGCGAGCTCGAGGGCGAGTTTGCCGCCACCGGATCGATGCTCACCATCCACAATCTGGGCCATCAGGGCGTATTTCCGACGGAGGAATTCGTCCACCTCCCGGTTGCGGAAGATCTCTACTCGTCCGCCGGCTTTCAATCACCCGATGGCCTCAACTTGTTGCAGGCGGGCATTCACAACGCCGACGTTTTGACGACGGTCTCGCCCACTTATGCCGAGGAGATTCAGACTCCGGAGTTCGGCTGCGGCCTCGACGGTCTCCTGCGCCGACGGAGCGCGGATCTCTTCGGTGTGCTGAATGGCATGGACTATGAGGTGTGGAATCCGGAAACGGATCTGCACATCCCGGCCAACTACTCACACGAAAACCTCGAAAGAAAGGCGATCAACAAGGAGGGGCTGCAGGAGGCAATGGGCCTCGAGATCGATCCGAAGGTGCCGTTGGTCGGCATGATCAGCAGGCTCGTAGATCAGAAGGGATTCGGCCAGTTGTGTGGTCCGACCCACGGCAGCCTGTGGTCGATCTGCAACGAACTCGATCTCCAGTTCGTGATTTTGGGAACGGGCGACAGGTGGTGCGAGGAGGAGTTGAGCATCCTGGCGAAAAAGCTCCCCAACCTGTCAGTGTCGCTCGAGTACAACGATCCACTGGCGCACCTGATCGAGGCTGGGGCGGATTTCTTCCTTATGCCGAGCGTGTACGAGCCGTGCGGTCTGACCCAGATGTACTCCCTCCGATATGGCACCTTGCCGATCGTTCGCCGTACCGGCGGTCTCGCCGATACGGTCGAGAACTATGACGAGAAAACCGGCCAAGGCACCGGTTTCGTCTTCGACGATCTCACGCCGAAGGCAATCGCCAACACGGTCGGTTGGGCTGTCTGGACCTGGTATAACCGACCGGACGACATCGACGCCATGCGGGTGCGGGCCATGCAATGTCGGTTCTCCTGGGAAGACTCTGCGGCGCGGTACGTGGAGCTCTACGGGGGTGCCGTCGATCGACGTGCCGGACGCACCCCGCGCACCTGGTGA
- a CDS encoding DUF362 domain-containing protein: MRDTKISRRDFFAVGTAAAASGLVARPSDAGDRGGKPTSRVVLIRDRAVLDQEGRPESEALHRMLNRGLVELTGTEDSASAWKKLFSPEDVVGIKSNVWSRLPTPPALEEAMRAELQRVGVAPGNIAVDDRAVKSNPVFRRATAFINTRPMRTHNWAGLGTCLKNVITFTERYPDYHADACAPLGSIWLRPELKGKVRLNALVMLTPQFHSTGPHSFSKEFVWPYRGLILGFDPVAVDATGARVIEAKRKLYFGDDRPISPPPHHIQVAETQYGVGVADQERIEVVRLGWTEDALI, encoded by the coding sequence ATGAGAGACACCAAGATCAGCCGCCGCGATTTTTTCGCGGTGGGGACCGCGGCAGCGGCGTCGGGACTGGTCGCGAGACCTTCGGACGCCGGCGACCGGGGAGGTAAGCCCACCAGCAGGGTTGTATTGATTCGCGATCGTGCGGTCCTCGATCAGGAGGGCCGGCCGGAATCGGAAGCTCTGCACCGGATGCTCAACCGGGGTCTGGTGGAGCTGACCGGAACCGAGGACTCCGCGTCGGCGTGGAAAAAGCTCTTCTCGCCGGAAGACGTCGTCGGCATCAAGAGCAACGTGTGGTCCCGCCTGCCCACGCCGCCAGCTCTGGAAGAGGCGATGCGAGCCGAGCTCCAAAGGGTTGGCGTTGCCCCCGGGAATATCGCGGTCGACGATCGCGCGGTCAAGTCCAACCCGGTCTTCCGCCGCGCGACGGCGTTCATCAACACCCGGCCGATGCGCACTCATAACTGGGCGGGGCTCGGCACCTGTCTCAAAAACGTCATCACCTTCACCGAACGTTACCCGGACTACCACGCTGACGCTTGCGCACCGCTCGGCTCGATATGGCTCCGCCCAGAGCTCAAGGGGAAGGTGCGTCTCAACGCCCTCGTGATGCTGACCCCGCAGTTTCACTCGACTGGACCGCACAGCTTTTCGAAGGAGTTCGTGTGGCCGTATAGAGGCCTGATTCTCGGTTTCGATCCGGTGGCGGTGGACGCTACCGGTGCGCGGGTGATCGAAGCAAAACGGAAGCTCTACTTCGGGGACGACCGCCCGATCAGCCCCCCTCCGCATCACATCCAGGTTGCGGAGACCCAGTACGGCGTCGGCGTTGCCGATCAGGAGCGCATCGAGGTGGTTCGCCTCGGTTGGACAGAGGATGCACTGATCTAG
- a CDS encoding aminotransferase class I/II-fold pyridoxal phosphate-dependent enzyme, giving the protein MNNAMIDLRSDTVTHPTDSMRKAMAGAEVGDDVYREDPTINRLEERAAGLMGREAAVFVPTGTMGNQIAIHLHTHPGSEVVAEAGSHIFNFEMGAMAALSGALPRPVDTTNGILEPDQLDAAIQPPAGYRTPTSLVVLENSHNLAGGRITPPAQMAALIHVARSHGLPVHLDGARIHNAAAALGMSAAELSAGCDTVMFCLSKGLGAPVGSLLVGNADAIEEARRIRKMFGGGMRQAGIIAAAGLVALDEVLPMLGEDNRRAHDLGAGLAGIPGVVLDPDTVETNIVFFSLAEDASMDAGTLATRLADEGVLCHPLGGDSIRMVTHYHVSDEDIERAVEITSRVLSSQF; this is encoded by the coding sequence ATGAACAACGCCATGATCGACTTGCGATCAGATACCGTAACACATCCCACCGACTCGATGCGTAAAGCCATGGCCGGCGCCGAGGTCGGTGACGATGTCTACCGCGAGGACCCGACGATCAATCGTCTCGAAGAGCGGGCGGCTGGGTTGATGGGCCGGGAAGCCGCGGTATTCGTTCCGACCGGAACCATGGGCAATCAAATCGCGATCCACCTTCACACCCATCCGGGATCGGAGGTCGTCGCCGAGGCCGGTTCGCACATCTTCAACTTCGAGATGGGAGCGATGGCTGCCCTGTCCGGCGCCCTCCCACGGCCAGTCGATACGACCAACGGCATCCTCGAGCCCGATCAGCTGGATGCGGCCATCCAACCGCCGGCAGGCTATCGGACCCCGACCTCGCTGGTGGTGCTGGAAAACAGCCACAATCTCGCCGGCGGACGAATCACGCCGCCAGCCCAGATGGCGGCGCTGATTCACGTCGCCCGCAGCCACGGTCTTCCGGTCCACCTCGACGGCGCCCGCATCCACAACGCGGCCGCCGCACTCGGCATGTCGGCCGCTGAGTTGAGCGCCGGATGCGACACGGTGATGTTCTGTCTCTCCAAGGGACTTGGGGCTCCCGTCGGATCGCTGCTCGTCGGTAACGCCGATGCCATCGAAGAGGCGCGGCGGATCCGCAAGATGTTCGGTGGCGGCATGCGCCAGGCGGGGATCATCGCCGCAGCCGGACTGGTCGCACTCGACGAAGTGCTGCCGATGTTGGGCGAGGACAACCGCCGTGCACACGACCTCGGCGCGGGCCTCGCCGGTATTCCGGGCGTGGTGCTCGACCCGGACACGGTCGAGACCAACATCGTCTTCTTCTCACTCGCCGAAGACGCGTCGATGGACGCCGGGACACTGGCCACCCGCCTGGCCGATGAGGGTGTGCTCTGCCACCCGCTCGGTGGGGACAGCATTCGGATGGTGACCCACTATCACGTCAGCGACGAGGACATCGAACGGGCAGTCGAGATCACCTCCAGAGTTTTGAGTTCTCAGTTTTGA
- a CDS encoding cytochrome c family protein — MNEDKFNDIFIFPKWTWVLRPAVAVAAVGGLLYATVVVAFGFSPLATDVGYEPVQPVPYSHALHVGQLGMDCRYCHTGVERTAKATIPPSQTCMNCHKTVRANSEKLIPVFESYSTGMPVEWVRVHDLPDYVYFNHSAHVSRGIGCVSCHGRIDTMEVVSQREPLSMGWCLDCHREPERHLRPVEFVFQLDWVPEEDQLALGAKLRETHNINPPQDCNTCHR, encoded by the coding sequence ATGAATGAAGACAAGTTCAATGATATCTTCATTTTCCCAAAATGGACGTGGGTACTGCGACCCGCGGTGGCGGTTGCCGCTGTGGGAGGATTGCTGTATGCGACGGTGGTCGTTGCCTTCGGTTTTTCACCCCTCGCCACCGACGTCGGATACGAGCCCGTCCAGCCGGTGCCCTACAGCCACGCTCTGCATGTCGGTCAGCTGGGCATGGACTGTCGATACTGTCACACCGGCGTTGAACGGACTGCGAAAGCGACTATCCCTCCGAGCCAGACGTGCATGAACTGCCACAAAACGGTGCGCGCGAACTCGGAAAAACTCATTCCCGTCTTCGAGAGTTACTCGACCGGCATGCCGGTCGAGTGGGTGCGCGTTCATGACCTGCCGGATTATGTGTATTTCAACCACTCGGCTCACGTGAGCCGAGGCATCGGCTGTGTCTCCTGCCATGGCCGGATCGACACCATGGAGGTCGTCAGCCAACGGGAGCCTCTCAGCATGGGTTGGTGTCTCGATTGCCACCGCGAGCCAGAGCGCCATCTGAGACCAGTCGAGTTCGTTTTCCAGCTCGACTGGGTCCCCGAAGAAGACCAACTGGCCCTCGGCGCCAAACTCCGCGAGACCCACAACATCAACCCACCCCAGGACTGCAACACATGCCATCGATGA